GAGGAATTTCGGAATGGTGTTTCAATCATATGCATTATTTCCGAATTTAACAGCACTTGAAAACATTGAATACGGCTTAAAGACAAAAAAGTATGGAAAAGCAGAAGTAAAAGAGAAGGCGCTATCGGCGTTAGAACTAGTTGATTTACTGAATGTAAAAGATAAATATCCTGCTCAAATGTCTGGTGGACAACAGCAGCGAGTAGCACTTGGACGTGCGCTCGCTCTGTCTCCGGATATTTTGTTACTCGATGAGCCGTTATCTGCTTTAGATGCAAAAGTGCGAGAAAAGTTGCGTAGAGAAATGCGTGATTTGCAAGAAAAAGTAGGAGTAACAACTATTATGGTCACGCATGATCAAGAAGAGGCATTAACGATGGCTGATAAAATTGTTGTAATGAATCATGCGGAAATTATGCAGATTGGAACACCAGAGGAGATTTATCAAAGACCAGCCAATCCGTTTGTGGCAGATTTTATTGGTTCTATTAATTTCTTTTCGAAAAATAATGAAGAACATGCAATTCGTCCTGAACATGTAACAATTGTACAAAAGGACGGTATTAAAACAGTTGTGGAAAGTATGGAATTTCGCGGATCTGTATATCGGACGGAAGTGCGAGTCTTACAAGAAAACACACACCTTTATAATGAGAAAATTGTAGTGGATATATTAGCGTCAGAAGTAGAAGCAACGGCTATTAGAAAAGGAAAGCCGATTCAAATCTCTTTCTCAGAAAATCATATGTTGTCATATGGAAAGAAGGTCATTGTATAGATGGAGATGTTAGAAAACTATAAGGTAGAAAGTACGAAAAAAAAGATTAAGAGAAGTATAGGGAAAGAGGAATGGATCCAAAGGTTCGTAATTATCGGTATGATTCTTTCTTTCCTTATCATACTTGTATTACCGCTATTACAACTATTTACACAAGCTTTTTATAATAAAGATGGAGTTTTCATTGGTTTAGCGAATTTCAGTAAATATTTCACAACACCAACTTTAGTTCAGTCTTTACAAAATACAGTATGGATTTCGGGCGCAACAACAATTATTTCAGTTGCAATCGCATTCGTTTACGCATATGCAATTGCCCGTACGAATGTTTTTGGAAAGCGTGTATTTCAGTATGTAGCGTTATTACCATTGTTCGCACCAACGATGATGCACGGTATAGCACTTACATATTTATTTGGTAATCAAGGGCTAGTAACGAAAGGAATGTTTGGTTTATTTGAAGGTATACAAATCCCTTTATATGGCCCAGTAGGAATTGTAATAGCTGAAGTTATGTATACATTTCCGCAAGCCTTTCTTATATTGCTAATTGCCTTCCAAGGATCTGATTATCGTTTATATGAAGCTTCTAATATGTTAGGGGCGAGTAAAACAAAGCAATTTTTCACGGTTACTTTACCTAGTGTAAAGTACGGATTAATTAGTGCAATGTTTGTTGTGTTTACACTTAGTTTTACTGATTTTGGGGCACCAAAAATTGTTGGTGGTCAATATAATGTGCTTGCTACTGACGTATACAAACAAGTAATTGGACAGCAAAATATGCCGATGGGTGCAACTGTCGGAATGATTTTATTAATCCCAGCTATATTCGCATTTGTAGTTGATCGTATTACGCAAAGAAAGCAGGCAAATTTCTTATCTTCAAAAGCAGTACCATACAGAATAATAGCTAATAAGAAAAGAGATGTCATCTCATTCATATATTGTAGTGTGATTACACTTATGATCATTCTATTATTTGTTGCAGTTGGTATTGCTGCAAGTGTGAAAGTATGGCCATATAATATGAGTTTTACATTTGAGCATTTTAATTTTTCGAGTTTAACAGGAGATGGACTTGAAGCATTTAAAAATAGCGTAATTGTTTCAGCAGTTACAGCAGTTATTGGGGCGATTTTAACATTTGTATTCGCATATGCAATTGAGAAAATAGACCAGCTACAATTTTTCAGAAAAACAGGTTACTTTTTCTCTATCGTTCCTTTAGGGATACCAGGTTTAGTACTCGGATTAGGATATGTCTTTTTCTTTAGTCAACCAACGATTCAAATTCTGGGACTATCAGTAACGAATCCGTTTCATTCTTTATATGGAACAATTGCTGTGTTAGTACTAGTAAATATCATTCATTTTTATTCTGTAACATTTGTCACGGCAACGACTGCCTTAAAGAAATTAGACCGGGAGTTTGAGCTTGTTTCTCAGTCGATGGGTATTCCGTTTTATAAAACATTCTTCCGAGTAACAGTACCAATGTGTTTACCAGCAATTTTAGAAATGGTAATGTACTACTTCGTAAATTCAATGGTAACTGTATCGGCAGTTGTATTCCTATATGCAGCTGATTTTAAACTAGCTGCCGTATCAATCGTAAATATGGATGATGCAGGAAATGCAGCGCCAGCAGCTGCAATGAGTGTACTTATTGTTGTTACAAATATTGTAGTGAGAGTTGTATATGAACGGGGAACGAAAGCACTTCGTAACCGAACTTCACAATGGCAAAAAAGATAAGTAAGAAAGGTGATGGACAGAATGAAAATTGAAGCAGTTATTTTTGATTGGGCAGGTACGACGGTTGATTACGGATGTTTTGCACCACTAGAAGTATTCATGAAGATTTTTCAAAAACGCGGCGTTGAAATTACAGCAGAAGAAGCACGTAAGCCAATGGGATTATTAAAAATAGATCATGTAAGGGCACTAACAGAAATGCCTCGTATTGCTGATGAGTGGAAGCGTGTCTTCGGTCAATTACCAACAGAAGCAGACATTCATGAGATGTATGAAGAGTTTGAAGAAATTCTCTTTTCTATTTTACCAAGTTATGCTACGCCGATTGATGGGGTAAAAGAAGTAATCGCTTCTTTACGTGAGAGAGGCATTAAAATCGGTTCAACAACGGGCTATACGAGAGAAATGATGGAAATTGTAGCAAAGGAAGCAGCGTTACAAGGATATAAACCTGATTTTCTTGTTACGCCAGATGATGTTCCAGCAGGCCGTCCATATCCATGGATGTGCTATAAAAATGCAATGGAACTTGGTGTGTATCCGATGAACCATATGATAAAAGTAGGGGACACAGTATCAGATATGAAAGAAGGTAGAAATGCTGGAATGTGGACAGTTGGTGTAATTCTTGGAAGTAGTGAGCTCGGTTTAACGGAAGAGGAAGTGGAGAGTATGGATTCGGTAGAGCTTCGTGAAAAAATTGAAATAGTTCGTAATCGGTTTGTTGAAAATGGGGCTCATTTTACGATTGAAACGATGCAGGAGCTCGAAAACGTAATGGAACATATCGAGAAACAAGAACTTATTATTTCATAAAAGGGGCACGGGATCATGAATGAAAATCACTACTTATTATTAACACCAGGACCATTAACGACAACAAAATCAGTAAAAGAAGTTATGCTATACGATTGGTGTACGTGGGATGATGAATATAATACGATGGTGCAAGAAGTAAGAGCTAAACTTGTATCGTTAGCGACGAAGGAGGAAGAGAAATATACAACAGTGTTAATGCAAGGAAGCGGTACGTTTTCAGTTGAAGCAGTAATTGGTTCTGTTATTCCGGGAAATGGGAAGCTCCTCGTTTGTACAAATGGTGCGTACGGTAAGCGCATTGTTCAAATGGCAGAGATGTTACAGATTGATGTAGTGATCAGTCAAACAGAAGAGTGGGAACCTACTAATATTGTAGAAGTAGAAAAGTTATTGCAAGAAGATAAAGAGATTACACATATTGCAGTTGTTCATTGTGAAACGACGACAGGAATTATAAATCCAATTGTAGATGTATGTAAATTAGGACAACAGTATGGAAAGGTTACAATTGTTGATGCGATGAGTAGTTTCGGCGGGATTGAAATAGACATTGCTGATTTACAAATTGATTTTTTAATTAGTAGTGCGAATAAGTGTATTCAAGGGGTTCCTGGATTCGGATTTGTAATCGCAAAACGTGATGAATTATTGAAGTGTAAAGGGCAAGGACGCTCTTTATCTCTTGATTTATATGATCAATGGGAAACGATGGAAAAACAAAATGGGAAATGGCGTTTTACTTCACCTACACATGTTGTACATGCTTTTTATCAAGCACTACTTGAACTAGAAAAAGAGGGAGGAGTAAGAGCGCGTTACAATCGATATTACAACAATCAAAAACTACTAGTAAATAGAATGGGAGAAATCGGATTTAAGCCACTAGTAGATGAGGAATATCAATCTCCTATTATTACATCTTTCATTTATCCAAAAGAGGGGTTTGAGTTTCAACA
This genomic interval from Bacillus thuringiensis contains the following:
- the phnX gene encoding phosphonoacetaldehyde hydrolase; amino-acid sequence: MKIEAVIFDWAGTTVDYGCFAPLEVFMKIFQKRGVEITAEEARKPMGLLKIDHVRALTEMPRIADEWKRVFGQLPTEADIHEMYEEFEEILFSILPSYATPIDGVKEVIASLRERGIKIGSTTGYTREMMEIVAKEAALQGYKPDFLVTPDDVPAGRPYPWMCYKNAMELGVYPMNHMIKVGDTVSDMKEGRNAGMWTVGVILGSSELGLTEEEVESMDSVELREKIEIVRNRFVENGAHFTIETMQELENVMEHIEKQELIIS
- a CDS encoding putative 2-aminoethylphosphonate ABC transporter ATP-binding protein, with product MSEYLSIQHIQKQFDAFTALKDISFTVKKNEFVCLLGPSGCGKTTLLRILAGLEEATTGSIAVNGKDITVLPPGKRNFGMVFQSYALFPNLTALENIEYGLKTKKYGKAEVKEKALSALELVDLLNVKDKYPAQMSGGQQQRVALGRALALSPDILLLDEPLSALDAKVREKLRREMRDLQEKVGVTTIMVTHDQEEALTMADKIVVMNHAEIMQIGTPEEIYQRPANPFVADFIGSINFFSKNNEEHAIRPEHVTIVQKDGIKTVVESMEFRGSVYRTEVRVLQENTHLYNEKIVVDILASEVEATAIRKGKPIQISFSENHMLSYGKKVIV
- the phnW gene encoding 2-aminoethylphosphonate--pyruvate transaminase, producing MNENHYLLLTPGPLTTTKSVKEVMLYDWCTWDDEYNTMVQEVRAKLVSLATKEEEKYTTVLMQGSGTFSVEAVIGSVIPGNGKLLVCTNGAYGKRIVQMAEMLQIDVVISQTEEWEPTNIVEVEKLLQEDKEITHIAVVHCETTTGIINPIVDVCKLGQQYGKVTIVDAMSSFGGIEIDIADLQIDFLISSANKCIQGVPGFGFVIAKRDELLKCKGQGRSLSLDLYDQWETMEKQNGKWRFTSPTHVVHAFYQALLELEKEGGVRARYNRYYNNQKLLVNRMGEIGFKPLVDEEYQSPIITSFIYPKEGFEFQQLYNELKRYGFVIYPGKISKVDTFRIGNIGDVHEEDINRLVDSIAKGAVIG
- a CDS encoding putative 2-aminoethylphosphonate ABC transporter permease subunit, which produces MEMLENYKVESTKKKIKRSIGKEEWIQRFVIIGMILSFLIILVLPLLQLFTQAFYNKDGVFIGLANFSKYFTTPTLVQSLQNTVWISGATTIISVAIAFVYAYAIARTNVFGKRVFQYVALLPLFAPTMMHGIALTYLFGNQGLVTKGMFGLFEGIQIPLYGPVGIVIAEVMYTFPQAFLILLIAFQGSDYRLYEASNMLGASKTKQFFTVTLPSVKYGLISAMFVVFTLSFTDFGAPKIVGGQYNVLATDVYKQVIGQQNMPMGATVGMILLIPAIFAFVVDRITQRKQANFLSSKAVPYRIIANKKRDVISFIYCSVITLMIILLFVAVGIAASVKVWPYNMSFTFEHFNFSSLTGDGLEAFKNSVIVSAVTAVIGAILTFVFAYAIEKIDQLQFFRKTGYFFSIVPLGIPGLVLGLGYVFFFSQPTIQILGLSVTNPFHSLYGTIAVLVLVNIIHFYSVTFVTATTALKKLDREFELVSQSMGIPFYKTFFRVTVPMCLPAILEMVMYYFVNSMVTVSAVVFLYAADFKLAAVSIVNMDDAGNAAPAAAMSVLIVVTNIVVRVVYERGTKALRNRTSQWQKR